The following coding sequences lie in one Alicyclobacillus curvatus genomic window:
- a CDS encoding DeoR/GlpR transcriptional regulator, with protein MLSVERQTIITDMIAKERLVKVTDLTQLFSVSEMTIRRDLDALEKKGVLRKVYGGAVAETLPGLEDVQDVPLDVRSSKRSAEKQAIARRAVDFIEANDVIFLDAGTTTVEIARLIRHRADVVVITNSLLAAYELTSSAVTLILIGGQVRSTTQSVVGVKATQFISDFVVSTCFIGASGLSVENGLMNTNLDESELKRRMIRQSDRSILVADTSKFYSPQSYHKFAEWSDVDIFVTDDGLPPEDEQKLRQFGPNVIVVPGKEGHSE; from the coding sequence ATGCTCAGTGTTGAACGGCAGACGATTATCACCGACATGATTGCGAAGGAACGTCTTGTCAAGGTAACAGATTTAACACAACTGTTCTCTGTCTCGGAGATGACCATTCGCCGGGACTTGGACGCGCTCGAGAAAAAAGGGGTTCTTCGCAAGGTCTATGGCGGGGCTGTCGCAGAGACGTTACCAGGTTTGGAAGACGTACAGGATGTCCCCTTGGACGTCCGCAGTTCGAAACGGTCAGCAGAAAAACAAGCCATCGCAAGGCGAGCCGTGGACTTTATTGAAGCCAACGACGTGATATTTCTCGATGCAGGCACGACGACAGTGGAAATCGCCCGGTTGATTCGGCACCGCGCTGACGTGGTGGTCATCACCAACTCGTTGTTGGCAGCCTATGAACTCACAAGCAGTGCGGTCACGCTCATCCTCATCGGCGGGCAAGTCAGAAGTACCACCCAGTCCGTGGTTGGGGTGAAAGCAACCCAGTTTATCTCAGACTTCGTGGTTTCCACGTGCTTTATCGGGGCATCGGGCTTGTCTGTCGAGAACGGGCTAATGAACACCAATTTGGATGAATCGGAATTAAAGCGAAGGATGATTAGGCAGTCTGACAGGTCAATTCTCGTCGCAGACACGAGCAAATTCTACAGTCCCCAGTCTTATCACAAGTTTGCGGAATGGAGCGACGTGGACATTTTTGTAACCGACGACGGATTGCCACCTGAGGATGAACAAAAGCTGCGTCAGTTCGGACCGAACGTGATTGTCGTGCCTGGCAAGGAGGGCCATTCTGAATGA
- a CDS encoding alpha-N-arabinofuranosidase: MAQKRAKMVLDKDFGLAEVDNRIYGSFIEHLGRAVYGGIYEPGHARSNEAGFRMDVVELVKELQVSIVRYPGGNFVSGYNWEDGVGPKADRKRRLDLAWKTIETNEIGTNEFVEWSRLVGAQVMLAVNLGTRGIDDARNLVEYCNHPSGTYWSDLRIAHGYSQPHSIKTWCLGNEMDGPWQIGHKTAHEYGRLAEETAKVMKWVDPSIELVLAGSSSSQMPTFPEWEATVLDNAYEQVDYISLHRYFGNRDSDTANFLASSLDMDQFINTVVSTCDYVKAKKRSKKTINLSFDEWNVWFHSNEADKKIDPWLIAPPQLEDVYTVEDALVVGTMLISLLKHADRVKIANLAQLVNVIAPIMTTQGGPAWRQTIYYPFMHASRYGRGTVLRPVVSSPLYDSKDFTDVPVLECVAVFHEQAEELTLFAVNRDMEASLLLESDVRGFDNYHAIEHIVLHDDNIKATNSAQSPDRVRPYNLAVPSVDGGRLTCSLPNLSWNVIRLKRNR; encoded by the coding sequence ATGGCGCAGAAGAGGGCCAAGATGGTTCTTGACAAAGACTTTGGTTTGGCGGAAGTCGACAATCGCATCTACGGATCGTTTATTGAACACCTAGGTCGCGCGGTGTACGGGGGGATTTATGAGCCTGGTCACGCTCGTTCGAATGAAGCCGGGTTTCGAATGGACGTCGTGGAACTTGTCAAAGAGTTGCAAGTTTCGATTGTACGATATCCGGGTGGCAACTTTGTGTCCGGATACAACTGGGAAGATGGGGTCGGACCGAAGGCTGACCGGAAACGACGCCTCGATCTGGCATGGAAAACTATCGAAACAAATGAAATTGGTACGAATGAGTTCGTAGAGTGGTCGAGGTTGGTGGGTGCGCAAGTGATGCTGGCAGTAAACCTAGGTACGCGTGGCATTGATGATGCTCGCAACCTGGTTGAATACTGTAACCATCCGTCCGGCACGTACTGGAGTGACTTACGGATTGCTCACGGATACAGCCAGCCACACAGCATTAAGACCTGGTGTCTCGGCAACGAAATGGACGGACCATGGCAGATTGGACACAAGACCGCTCATGAATACGGACGTCTCGCAGAGGAAACAGCCAAGGTCATGAAGTGGGTCGACCCATCGATAGAGTTGGTGCTGGCGGGAAGTTCGAGTTCCCAAATGCCAACCTTTCCCGAATGGGAAGCAACCGTTCTAGATAACGCTTATGAACAGGTGGATTACATCTCACTTCATCGATATTTTGGGAATCGCGACAGTGATACAGCCAACTTCTTAGCCAGTTCCCTGGACATGGACCAGTTTATCAACACGGTGGTTTCGACCTGTGACTACGTGAAGGCGAAGAAACGCAGTAAGAAGACGATAAACCTTTCATTTGATGAATGGAATGTCTGGTTTCATTCCAACGAAGCCGATAAGAAAATTGACCCGTGGTTGATTGCTCCGCCTCAGCTGGAGGACGTTTATACCGTGGAAGACGCGCTTGTTGTTGGGACGATGCTGATTAGTTTGTTAAAGCATGCGGACCGCGTGAAGATTGCCAATTTAGCGCAGTTGGTGAATGTGATTGCGCCAATCATGACGACTCAGGGAGGCCCTGCGTGGCGGCAGACCATATATTATCCGTTCATGCACGCGTCACGTTATGGCCGTGGGACTGTCCTTCGCCCTGTGGTCTCGTCTCCGCTCTACGATTCAAAAGACTTTACGGACGTACCCGTGTTAGAATGCGTGGCTGTTTTTCACGAGCAAGCAGAGGAACTCACGCTGTTTGCAGTGAATCGGGACATGGAGGCTTCCTTGTTGCTTGAAAGTGATGTGCGAGGCTTCGATAATTATCACGCCATAGAGCACATCGTGTTGCACGACGATAATATCAAAGCAACCAACTCTGCACAGAGTCCCGACAGGGTGAGGCCATACAATCTCGCTGTTCCATCAGTTGATGGAGGAAGACTGACGTGCTCCTTGCCGAATTTGTCATGGAATGTCATTCGACTTAAAAGGAATCGGTAG
- a CDS encoding ABC transporter permease: MKRRFPNELGITIVLVVIAIVLSLLSKMFFTTSNIFTLLLNTVTIGLLALGQSFVLLTGGIDLSVGAVLALSGVFTALAFNAHLPWWLASIIGVITGTLTGLFNGTVIRYTRVPPFIATFASMGVASSIPLIITQANPIPILNNAFGFVGQGFVLKVVPFPVIVFVVVAILAHIVLSRTVFGIHVYAFGGNRESSRLSGINTSRVEILVYTISGTLAGLSGVILAARLASGYPTAGAGNSLFEAISAAVVGGVSLFGGVGTIPGAFVGSLIIGTLSDGMNILNVNSYWQPLVIGLVILIAVTVDTLRAARQGSMPNWLKFLRKKSVPAPENSLPEKTSKPG; this comes from the coding sequence ATGAAGCGAAGGTTTCCCAATGAACTCGGCATCACCATCGTACTTGTGGTAATTGCCATCGTTTTATCGTTGCTGTCAAAAATGTTCTTTACGACCTCAAATATTTTCACACTGCTCTTGAATACGGTGACCATCGGCCTACTTGCGCTCGGGCAGTCGTTTGTGCTGCTGACGGGCGGCATCGATCTCTCTGTGGGAGCGGTTCTGGCGCTCTCCGGTGTCTTCACAGCCCTTGCGTTTAATGCGCATCTGCCATGGTGGCTGGCATCTATCATCGGGGTGATTACGGGTACCCTGACTGGACTCTTCAACGGCACGGTCATCCGTTATACCAGGGTCCCACCGTTTATTGCGACGTTTGCGTCGATGGGCGTGGCCTCCAGCATTCCGCTCATTATTACCCAGGCAAACCCCATCCCGATTCTGAATAACGCCTTCGGGTTTGTTGGCCAGGGCTTCGTCTTGAAAGTCGTGCCGTTCCCCGTGATTGTCTTTGTTGTGGTTGCGATACTCGCGCATATCGTCTTATCGAGGACGGTTTTCGGGATTCACGTCTACGCGTTCGGCGGAAATCGTGAGTCGTCGAGACTGTCCGGCATCAACACCTCTCGCGTAGAGATTCTGGTCTATACGATTAGCGGCACACTCGCGGGTCTCAGCGGTGTCATTCTGGCAGCTCGGTTGGCATCCGGCTATCCCACGGCGGGCGCCGGGAACTCGTTGTTCGAAGCGATTTCTGCGGCGGTGGTCGGCGGGGTCAGTCTGTTCGGAGGTGTGGGAACCATTCCGGGTGCGTTTGTGGGTTCGTTAATCATCGGCACGCTGTCTGATGGCATGAACATCTTAAACGTCAACAGCTACTGGCAACCACTGGTGATTGGCCTCGTGATTCTCATCGCCGTGACGGTTGATACGCTCCGCGCCGCGAGGCAGGGGTCGATGCCCAACTGGCTGAAATTTCTCCGTAAAAAATCCGTCCCTGCGCCCGAAAACAGTTTGCCCGAGAAGACCTCGAAACCGGGTTAA
- a CDS encoding right-handed parallel beta-helix repeat-containing protein encodes MTSEYHVAKSGSDQANGSEQHPFLTINKAASVAVAGDTVIVHSGEYREWVKPKNSGLSNTRRITYEAAAGEKVVIKGSEMVHGWEHVEGTVWKVSVPNGLFGDYNPYVEEIFGDWVVYNPGRHLGDVYLNGMSFYEAGDVNELRQAAVRTEVLDHWTKKVVPVHNPGQTKYLWFAQVDEKSTTIYANFHEFNPNQELVEINVRRACFYPEQTGINYITVRGFEMAHAATPWTPPTADQPGLLGPHWSKGWIIEDNVIHDAKCSGISIGKEGSTGNNYRSRRKDKPGYQYQLEAVFLAAKAGWSKETIGSHIIRNNTIYDCGQNGIVGHLGGVFSHIYNNHIYNIALKREFYGHEIAGIKLHAAIDVQIYHNRIHDCSLGTWLDWQTQGTRVSRNLYYRNNRDLFVEVSSGPYLVDHNILTADYALDNHAQGGAYVNNLIRGKMVHRKMLDRATPYHVPHSTDVKGFAVTYGGDDRFYHNIFIGDTALEGVGTAHYNGYTTSLEEYIEKVHQEPGDHDRFNGVEQPVYIDHNLYLHGAKAFEREQHAHVEEAFNPHLSIVEEGNEVYLFIELPEDFEANLGEIQTTETLKRVRITDADFENPDGSPVAVDTDLVGTMRAEKSVIGPIASLHNGLNRVKVWG; translated from the coding sequence ATGACCTCTGAGTATCATGTCGCGAAAAGTGGTTCAGACCAAGCGAACGGATCGGAGCAACATCCATTTTTGACTATTAACAAAGCGGCTTCTGTGGCAGTTGCTGGTGACACCGTGATTGTGCACAGCGGAGAGTATCGGGAATGGGTAAAGCCGAAAAATAGCGGGCTAAGCAATACGAGAAGAATTACATATGAGGCAGCAGCTGGGGAGAAAGTGGTCATCAAGGGTTCTGAGATGGTCCATGGATGGGAACACGTTGAGGGCACTGTATGGAAAGTCAGTGTACCAAACGGCCTCTTTGGAGACTACAATCCCTACGTTGAAGAGATTTTTGGCGACTGGGTGGTCTACAACCCGGGCAGACATCTTGGAGATGTGTATCTGAATGGGATGTCTTTTTATGAAGCAGGCGACGTAAACGAATTAAGGCAGGCTGCGGTGAGAACCGAAGTCCTCGATCATTGGACAAAGAAGGTCGTGCCCGTTCACAACCCAGGACAAACAAAATACCTGTGGTTTGCACAAGTCGATGAAAAGAGTACCACGATTTATGCGAACTTCCACGAGTTTAACCCGAATCAGGAACTCGTAGAAATCAATGTGCGCAGAGCTTGCTTTTATCCTGAGCAAACAGGCATCAATTACATCACCGTCAGAGGTTTCGAAATGGCCCACGCAGCCACGCCGTGGACGCCGCCTACTGCGGATCAACCTGGCCTGTTAGGACCGCATTGGAGCAAGGGATGGATCATCGAAGACAACGTGATCCATGACGCAAAATGCAGTGGGATTAGTATCGGCAAAGAGGGCAGCACAGGAAACAATTATCGTTCCAGGAGAAAAGACAAACCGGGATATCAATACCAGTTGGAAGCTGTTTTTCTGGCGGCAAAGGCAGGGTGGAGCAAAGAGACAATAGGGTCCCATATCATTCGAAATAATACCATTTACGACTGCGGCCAAAATGGCATCGTAGGTCATCTCGGCGGCGTATTTAGCCATATATACAACAATCACATCTACAATATTGCACTCAAGCGGGAGTTCTACGGACACGAGATTGCGGGTATCAAATTGCATGCGGCCATCGACGTACAAATCTATCACAATCGGATTCATGACTGCTCACTTGGAACGTGGTTGGATTGGCAGACGCAGGGAACCAGAGTGAGCCGAAATCTTTACTATCGCAACAATCGCGATTTGTTTGTCGAGGTTAGTAGTGGTCCGTATTTGGTCGACCATAATATCTTGACGGCAGATTACGCGCTCGATAATCACGCGCAAGGCGGTGCCTACGTCAACAATCTGATTCGTGGGAAGATGGTCCATCGGAAAATGCTTGATAGGGCAACACCGTACCATGTACCCCATAGCACCGACGTGAAGGGGTTTGCTGTGACTTATGGGGGCGATGACCGCTTCTATCATAATATCTTCATCGGTGACACGGCCCTCGAAGGTGTTGGTACTGCCCATTACAATGGCTATACCACATCACTCGAGGAATACATCGAGAAAGTGCACCAGGAACCAGGCGACCATGACAGATTTAATGGGGTAGAGCAGCCCGTCTACATTGACCACAATCTCTACTTGCACGGAGCGAAGGCTTTCGAACGAGAGCAACACGCCCACGTCGAAGAAGCGTTTAATCCCCACTTGAGTATCGTCGAAGAAGGAAATGAGGTGTATCTGTTCATAGAGCTCCCAGAGGACTTCGAGGCGAATCTTGGCGAGATTCAAACAACCGAAACCCTGAAGAGAGTTCGTATTACGGACGCAGACTTTGAAAACCCAGACGGAAGCCCAGTCGCTGTCGATACGGATCTCGTTGGAACTATGAGAGCCGAGAAAAGTGTCATCGGGCCCATCGCCTCATTACATAACGGGCTCAATCGTGTCAAAGTGTGGGGCTAA
- a CDS encoding carbohydrate kinase family protein, translated as MVSRPKVLFAGHTSLDIIPDLSTLTTGYARFRPGSLIEAKGVRFATGGAVLNTGLSLHRLGAPVRLLIKLGSDYYGTILKDLIYENVCAAEGMEPQRAHLIYTEDAAAQTSFTFVLNPPKADRMFIGCLGVNETFSVDDIRYDHLEGIEMMHLGYPTLLQKLYVDGGRHFANFLRDVQARGIMTSLDVAMPDLQGKSGQVDWQSFLATVLPHVDLFMPSIEEMMLMLNGPRFHEIHSHGGDFIESLTGDDLTALADTLIQMGVQIVGLKLGNYGLYLRTSSKRKKHFYIASWQQPLHSQVWNNRELYAPCFSVEVAGTTGAGDATIAGFLDALLYELSPEMCMVHAVAVGAFSVEGADSIGGIASSEAVQDRVLGDWHQSPAGPWARHWEKHGRIYLGPRDGSSGA; from the coding sequence ATGGTCTCAAGACCGAAGGTACTCTTTGCCGGCCACACAAGCCTCGATATCATACCCGATTTGTCTACTTTGACCACCGGTTATGCGAGATTTCGCCCAGGTTCACTGATTGAGGCGAAAGGAGTCCGGTTTGCCACGGGGGGTGCAGTGCTCAACACCGGACTTTCGCTGCATCGACTGGGTGCTCCTGTCCGTCTGCTGATAAAACTGGGTTCGGATTATTACGGAACCATTTTGAAGGATCTCATCTACGAGAACGTGTGCGCCGCTGAAGGGATGGAACCGCAAAGGGCGCATCTGATATACACGGAAGATGCCGCAGCGCAGACATCTTTCACATTTGTTTTGAACCCTCCGAAGGCAGATAGGATGTTCATCGGTTGTTTGGGCGTGAATGAAACGTTTTCTGTTGATGACATCCGTTATGACCATCTTGAGGGTATTGAGATGATGCATTTGGGTTACCCCACGCTGCTCCAAAAATTGTACGTCGACGGGGGGAGGCACTTCGCGAACTTCTTGCGTGACGTTCAAGCTCGTGGCATTATGACATCTCTTGATGTCGCGATGCCGGACTTACAAGGCAAATCCGGACAGGTCGATTGGCAGTCGTTCCTAGCGACGGTGCTGCCACATGTGGATTTGTTCATGCCGAGCATTGAAGAGATGATGCTCATGCTCAACGGCCCACGGTTCCATGAGATTCATTCCCACGGCGGTGATTTCATTGAGTCCTTGACGGGCGATGACCTCACTGCGCTTGCCGACACCCTTATCCAGATGGGGGTCCAAATTGTCGGACTGAAACTTGGAAACTACGGGCTGTATTTGCGAACTTCGTCAAAGCGCAAGAAACACTTTTACATCGCCTCGTGGCAACAGCCTTTGCACAGTCAGGTGTGGAACAACCGTGAGTTATACGCACCATGCTTCTCCGTGGAAGTAGCGGGGACAACGGGTGCCGGCGACGCAACCATCGCAGGTTTTCTGGACGCTCTCTTGTACGAACTTTCCCCTGAGATGTGTATGGTTCACGCGGTAGCTGTGGGGGCATTTAGCGTTGAGGGTGCTGATTCCATAGGAGGAATTGCATCATCAGAAGCAGTGCAGGACAGAGTGCTTGGTGATTGGCATCAATCGCCCGCTGGGCCGTGGGCAAGACACTGGGAGAAGCACGGCAGAATTTACCTAGGTCCGAGGGACGGCAGTTCAGGAGCCTAA
- a CDS encoding NERD domain-containing protein produces MLESLFGLFKKRDKNTKRGKASRGKQPHASSATGGGKARTTTLQAKPKLESPARPRVAPERIGELGEYKIDVQLRQFPKDCRYVSDVMFPNARSKSGYSQIDHILITPVGVFVIETKNYAGRIKGRRGDKYWRVNGKFNMYNPLRQNYGHIKVLSGVLTEFRDLKFISVVSFTKRCELYIDNELRDVKSDELVVADIKLTEMIERKMMRLKATAESPPLTETEVDRIVEIISTKNITDVEIRAEHVEKINASTRV; encoded by the coding sequence TTGCTTGAGTCATTATTCGGCCTATTCAAAAAGCGCGATAAGAACACAAAGAGAGGCAAGGCATCTCGCGGCAAACAACCGCACGCGAGTAGCGCAACCGGGGGCGGGAAAGCACGCACGACCACGTTGCAGGCAAAGCCGAAGCTGGAGTCGCCGGCACGACCGCGTGTGGCACCGGAGCGGATCGGCGAGCTAGGCGAGTACAAGATTGACGTCCAACTTCGGCAATTCCCGAAAGACTGTCGATACGTGAGCGATGTCATGTTTCCGAACGCGAGGTCAAAGAGTGGGTACTCGCAGATTGACCACATCCTTATTACCCCAGTCGGCGTGTTTGTCATTGAAACCAAGAACTATGCGGGTCGCATTAAAGGGAGACGTGGTGACAAATACTGGAGAGTCAACGGGAAGTTCAACATGTACAACCCGCTGCGTCAGAACTACGGACATATCAAGGTGCTCAGTGGCGTCCTGACGGAGTTTCGTGACTTGAAGTTTATTTCCGTCGTCTCGTTCACGAAACGGTGTGAGTTGTATATCGACAACGAACTCAGAGATGTGAAGTCCGATGAACTGGTAGTGGCAGACATCAAACTGACGGAGATGATTGAGCGAAAGATGATGCGCTTGAAGGCCACAGCTGAAAGTCCGCCTCTCACAGAGACGGAGGTTGACCGGATTGTCGAAATCATCTCCACCAAGAACATCACGGATGTGGAGATTCGGGCGGAACACGTGGAGAAGATCAATGCATCGACTCGGGTGTGA
- a CDS encoding substrate-binding domain-containing protein, with protein MKRKIVGIGLSVSAALMLLAGCGTASSSGNSTSSQSNSSSSSPAAANSSGSSSSSPSSSGGSKVIGVSLMTLTNPYFATMARALKQYGQQLGYTVVVDGANNSQSQQLQQVDAFIEQKVAAVILAPPDASAAVSAVTALNKANIPVFTIDSNVDTTALKQAGGKIIEYVSSNNYQAGVIVGQEIAQYLHGKGNVGIVDFKTAESVQLRDKGFYSVISKYPGIKIVSDLDGQGSTPGGLQAASEMLSAHPNINVIYDINAPSGLGAVQAIKAANKVGKVVVIGLSGNQAAVQAIEDNSVFKFGAMQEPGLESQVEMQNISKYLHGQQVPAQVQTKIIPINKQDAAQYANIAYH; from the coding sequence GTGAAGCGAAAGATTGTCGGTATCGGTCTGTCTGTAAGCGCTGCCTTGATGCTTTTGGCCGGTTGTGGAACCGCTTCGTCGTCAGGGAACAGCACGTCATCGCAATCCAACTCGAGTTCATCGTCCCCTGCTGCGGCAAATTCATCGGGTAGTTCTTCGTCTTCACCCTCCTCTTCAGGGGGGAGCAAGGTCATTGGCGTTTCGCTCATGACACTCACCAATCCGTACTTTGCAACGATGGCCAGAGCGCTGAAGCAGTATGGTCAACAACTCGGCTACACCGTAGTGGTTGATGGCGCGAACAACAGTCAATCGCAGCAACTGCAACAGGTTGACGCCTTCATCGAACAAAAAGTGGCTGCTGTCATTTTGGCTCCTCCGGATGCATCGGCCGCGGTGAGTGCGGTCACGGCGCTGAACAAGGCGAACATTCCGGTATTCACGATTGACAGTAATGTGGATACCACGGCGCTCAAGCAGGCAGGCGGAAAGATCATTGAATATGTCAGCTCCAACAACTATCAAGCAGGGGTCATTGTCGGCCAAGAGATAGCTCAGTATCTGCACGGGAAGGGCAATGTCGGGATTGTCGATTTCAAGACTGCGGAGTCTGTGCAGCTGCGTGACAAGGGCTTTTACAGCGTCATCTCCAAGTATCCCGGCATCAAGATTGTGTCAGATTTAGATGGGCAAGGAAGCACGCCGGGTGGTTTGCAAGCAGCATCGGAGATGCTCTCTGCCCATCCTAATATCAACGTGATTTATGACATTAACGCGCCGAGTGGTCTGGGAGCGGTTCAGGCCATTAAAGCCGCGAATAAAGTCGGCAAGGTCGTTGTCATTGGTCTTTCAGGGAATCAGGCGGCGGTTCAAGCCATTGAAGACAACAGCGTGTTTAAATTCGGTGCGATGCAAGAGCCAGGTCTAGAATCCCAAGTGGAGATGCAAAACATCAGCAAATACCTCCATGGTCAACAGGTGCCTGCGCAGGTTCAAACCAAGATCATTCCGATTAATAAACAGGATGCTGCCCAGTACGCCAATATTGCCTATCACTAA
- a CDS encoding sugar ABC transporter ATP-binding protein: MANTPDTVRHCQVCVRLEVKPSMSGIMEAVNLSKSYSGVTVLRDFSLRIQPGEVHALIGHNGAGKSTVIRMLSGSEPPTDGIIRVDNETVSLSSPKSARDLGIYTVFQELRLIDQLSIAQNIFLGKELRSHGFLNQRKMEQDAQAILVSHGLGHLDVRRQVKTLSHAEKQLVEIVSSLNNDARFILLDEPTTALQATEIENLLDTIRNLSERGISFLFITHKIKEAFSVCTHVTVLRNGRVVSSTPVEQTSEQQVLQYVAGTEKVEITQRTITTQSSEAAGVLEVRHLRSDVLNVPHFLVRKGQVVGFYGLVGSGRTEFLEALFGAHRYTSGEMMLGGERYHPKSPTQAVRRGVLLLTEERKRNGIVPLMNAQTNMILASLRNFHRLGFLKRKAIDRRTNEFVKRLSIKGDVYQPIVRLSGGNQQKVLLGRWLLPSGQLLLLDEPTKGVDIGVKMEIHVMIRQLASEGYAVLVVSSEAEEIMAVSDVVAVMHRGTIKAMLTGADISEERLLTESLEGHEDEAKVSQ; encoded by the coding sequence ATGGCGAACACACCGGACACCGTTCGCCATTGCCAGGTCTGCGTTCGCTTGGAGGTGAAGCCGAGTATGAGCGGCATCATGGAAGCCGTCAATTTGAGCAAGTCTTATAGCGGTGTCACGGTGTTACGCGATTTTTCGTTACGCATTCAGCCAGGGGAAGTGCATGCACTAATTGGTCACAATGGTGCCGGTAAGTCTACGGTGATTCGGATGTTATCGGGGTCGGAACCGCCAACAGATGGCATCATTCGCGTCGACAACGAAACGGTCTCTCTTTCCTCGCCAAAATCTGCGCGGGATTTGGGTATTTACACGGTGTTCCAGGAACTGCGACTGATTGACCAATTGTCCATCGCACAAAACATATTTTTGGGCAAGGAACTGCGTTCACATGGGTTCCTCAATCAACGGAAAATGGAACAGGACGCGCAGGCCATCCTTGTCTCCCATGGCTTGGGCCATCTTGATGTCCGAAGACAAGTCAAGACCCTTTCCCATGCAGAAAAGCAATTGGTTGAAATCGTGAGCTCATTAAACAATGATGCACGCTTCATCTTGCTCGACGAACCGACGACGGCACTTCAGGCTACAGAGATTGAAAATCTCCTCGATACCATTCGCAACCTATCTGAACGAGGAATTTCCTTTCTGTTCATCACGCACAAAATTAAAGAGGCCTTTTCCGTCTGTACGCATGTCACCGTCCTTCGCAATGGACGGGTGGTCTCATCGACGCCGGTAGAACAAACCAGCGAACAACAGGTATTACAATATGTCGCTGGAACTGAAAAGGTGGAAATCACACAGCGAACCATAACTACTCAATCGAGCGAAGCGGCAGGGGTGCTCGAAGTCAGGCACCTTCGCTCGGACGTGTTAAATGTCCCACATTTTTTAGTGCGCAAAGGGCAAGTCGTCGGTTTTTATGGCTTGGTTGGTTCGGGGCGAACTGAATTTCTGGAGGCGTTATTTGGCGCCCACAGGTACACGTCAGGAGAAATGATGCTTGGCGGGGAGCGTTACCATCCGAAGTCTCCGACGCAAGCTGTGCGCAGGGGTGTGCTGCTCCTGACGGAGGAGCGCAAACGCAACGGAATTGTCCCGCTCATGAACGCGCAAACCAACATGATTCTAGCGAGTCTCAGGAATTTTCATCGTCTCGGGTTCCTCAAGAGAAAGGCCATTGACCGGCGGACAAACGAGTTTGTGAAGCGGCTATCCATCAAGGGGGATGTGTATCAACCTATCGTCCGACTCAGCGGCGGCAATCAGCAGAAAGTGCTCTTGGGACGGTGGCTGCTGCCGAGTGGCCAGCTTCTGCTGCTGGATGAACCGACAAAAGGCGTCGACATTGGCGTCAAGATGGAGATTCACGTGATGATTCGTCAACTCGCCAGCGAAGGTTACGCGGTCCTTGTGGTATCGTCCGAGGCGGAAGAAATCATGGCCGTTTCGGACGTCGTCGCCGTAATGCACCGAGGAACCATCAAGGCGATGCTAACGGGCGCGGACATCTCCGAAGAGCGGCTACTCACTGAATCATTGGAGGGACACGAGGATGAAGCGAAGGTTTCCCAATGA